The following coding sequences lie in one Deinococcus sp. JMULE3 genomic window:
- a CDS encoding carbohydrate kinase family protein, which produces MTSPLLVCGHANVETVLRLDAPALDPAGSVIPDGLSLNVSGVGVNLLRGLVALGSAARLLTRLGDDVAGRTVRAELRAHDLRVVPARATAQTLAVTRPDGTHVFHRDPKDHADAPAPHDAFRAALPGCRAALMTNIGWTRDLLPAARAAGVTILTDVQELTAPDHAYDQPYLRAADVLLLSAARLPDPAAALRALGARARADVIVAGLGGVGALLWTRDTDEMHHQPTFPVPVRHAGGAGDALSAAFAHFLFTRGLPPQEALRLACAAAALKLRGAGSGEGHATEPEVRALAGGPP; this is translated from the coding sequence ATGACCTCGCCACTGCTGGTGTGCGGACACGCGAATGTCGAGACGGTGCTGCGTCTTGATGCCCCGGCGCTGGACCCGGCGGGGAGCGTGATCCCGGACGGGCTGAGCCTGAACGTGAGTGGTGTGGGCGTGAACCTGCTGCGGGGTCTCGTGGCGCTGGGCAGCGCGGCGCGGCTGCTGACGCGGCTGGGCGACGACGTGGCCGGGCGGACGGTCCGGGCCGAACTGCGCGCGCACGACCTGCGGGTGGTGCCCGCGCGGGCCACCGCGCAGACGCTCGCCGTGACGCGACCGGACGGCACGCACGTCTTTCACCGCGACCCGAAAGATCACGCGGACGCCCCCGCCCCACACGACGCGTTCCGGGCGGCACTGCCCGGGTGCCGCGCGGCGCTGATGACGAACATCGGCTGGACGCGCGACCTGCTGCCCGCGGCCCGCGCGGCGGGCGTGACGATCCTGACGGACGTGCAGGAACTGACCGCGCCGGATCACGCGTACGATCAGCCGTACCTGCGGGCGGCGGACGTGCTGCTGCTGAGCGCCGCGCGGCTGCCTGACCCGGCGGCGGCCCTGCGGGCGCTGGGGGCGCGGGCCCGCGCAGACGTGATCGTGGCCGGACTGGGCGGCGTCGGCGCGCTGCTGTGGACGCGGGACACGGACGAGATGCACCACCAGCCGACCTTCCCGGTCCCCGTGCGGCACGCGGGTGGTGCGGGGGACGCGCTGTCGGCGGCCTTCGCGCACTTCCTGTTCACGCGCGGCCTGCCCCCGCAGGAGGCGCTACGGCTGGCCTGCGCGGCCGCCGCGCTGAAGCTGCGCGGCGCGGGCAGTGGCGAGGGTCACGCCACGGAACCCGAGGTGCGGGCGCTGGCGGGTGGGCCGCCGTGA
- a CDS encoding ABC transporter permease, protein MLTAGTLLVVMTLFTVLFPGKFATLYNLQTLMVDYSGIVLLGVGLTFIMTSARFDLSVGAVLVFSCVLGTKAMGALGGASGGWGVVLIGLAVCLGTGLLAGLVNGLLIVKARVPSIIVTLGTLSVAQGAAYVLTGGVDLYAVPKVMLDHIGQGKLLGLPIPIVVAALAVAIGSFVLSQTRFGQYTCATGSNAEAARRAGINIDRVAITLYLISGAGAGLAGFMSLARYGSTTLAAHQNDNLTALLGVVLGGTSLFGGTGTVVGTAVGVFIPGVLSNGLVMMQVLPYWQYIIVGIVLIAVVYIDLVKRRGRTEGG, encoded by the coding sequence ATGCTCACCGCGGGCACGCTGCTGGTCGTCATGACGCTGTTCACCGTGCTGTTCCCCGGCAAGTTCGCGACCCTGTACAACCTCCAGACGCTGATGGTCGACTACTCCGGCATCGTCCTGCTCGGCGTGGGCCTGACCTTCATCATGACCAGCGCCCGCTTCGACCTGTCGGTCGGCGCCGTCCTGGTGTTCTCCTGCGTGCTCGGCACCAAGGCCATGGGCGCCCTGGGCGGCGCCAGCGGCGGCTGGGGCGTCGTCCTGATCGGACTGGCCGTGTGCCTCGGCACGGGCCTGCTCGCCGGACTCGTCAACGGCCTCCTGATCGTCAAGGCGCGCGTGCCCAGCATCATCGTCACGCTCGGCACCCTCAGTGTCGCGCAGGGCGCCGCGTACGTCCTCACCGGCGGCGTCGACCTGTACGCCGTGCCCAAGGTCATGCTCGACCACATCGGCCAGGGCAAGCTGCTCGGCCTGCCCATCCCCATCGTCGTGGCCGCCCTGGCCGTCGCCATCGGCTCGTTCGTCCTCTCGCAGACCCGCTTCGGCCAGTACACCTGCGCCACCGGCTCGAACGCCGAAGCGGCCCGCCGCGCCGGGATCAACATCGACCGCGTCGCCATCACCCTGTACCTCATCTCCGGCGCCGGGGCCGGCCTGGCGGGCTTCATGAGCCTCGCCCGCTACGGTTCGACCACCCTGGCCGCCCATCAGAACGACAACCTCACCGCGCTGCTCGGCGTGGTGCTGGGCGGCACCAGCCTCTTCGGCGGGACCGGCACGGTCGTCGGCACGGCGGTCGGCGTGTTCATCCCCGGCGTGCTCTCCAACGGCCTCGTGATGATGCAGGTCCTCCCGTACTGGCAGTACATCATCGTCGGCATCGTCCTGATCGCCGTGGTCTACATCGACCTCGTCAAACGCCGGGGCCGCACCGAAGGCGGCTGA
- a CDS encoding glycoside hydrolase family 38 C-terminal domain-containing protein, with protein MTLTRFERRLRELDAQIARLGAWRDDALHPLPDWTFQAPGQSAVTLAPGEPWPVGARDLREQPVEFRTRWTVPAGLNAQSGELELDVGGEALVTASLDGQVVASGGLNPYHRRFPLGVLRGGATLEVQVTAVPRGLFGSPTPRPHLERARVGVPQVQVTALHDALEVTAAAIRTLGREGLEGGRDASGHESGSEVAGHLLNLAEEVLRGLDWTSSADAHLSRLGDLGGGESFTQGLWALPDTRPARAALPEGLRARTSRAHGQLLTGLQALRARFPARGALALTGHAHLDLGWLWPVHETRRKARRTLHTVAGLMDRFPDFTFNQSSAQLFAWLEQDDPALFARVQAHVAGGRLEPVGGMWVEPDCQMTGGESLARQLLYGQTYFRRAFGRTCEVAWLPDTFGFTPALPQLLAQAGVTGFFTTKLNWNEETPFPHDLFWWQGLDGTRVLAHSLNNPGGSRPGLGGYNGDVRPGDLLGTWERFGAKTSRAWGDRAPESLFTFGYGDGGGGPSEAMLRAYDTLKAFPALPALRMTRVDDYYRALPRDGLPVWAGELYLQLHRGTLTSQSAIKRLNRQAEHRLLELEAVSALHPASPTTPTETDGLWQTTLLNQFHDILPGSSIHEVYRDALPELAHVTSRAADLTRAHWDAAESTWTVFNAATWDRPLAVTLPGVTGGVSLDGQPLATQAVEGGLLVLAPNLTVPALGTAALTVTKVAAPAPECPVTVRDEGDRVILEHAGLRAEISKGGRVTRLLDRATGREALGPAGHRLVAYPDLPYAWDAWDVARDVGEEGQQLDGPCTLEVTETGPCRAALRVTHRWRDSVVTQTFKLQAGAAQLDVTVTLDWHERHTLLRAETDVAVLTHEAWAETAMGAQPRPTHRNLPADAAQFEVSAHRWLDLGEPGFGLTLLNDGRYGHSVRGQTLALSLARGPMWPDPQADLGAHEVRLALRPHAGDWRAAQAPRAGFELNSPLLAHPGTLTLAAPPRLSGLDVMLSSLKPAQDGHGVILRVYEAHGARGVLRLDPGAPGSAQRVNLLEDPLGPAQPGPLEMPVRPFEVLSVRLTRGGA; from the coding sequence GTGACCCTGACACGCTTCGAGCGGCGGTTGCGCGAACTCGACGCGCAGATCGCGCGGCTGGGCGCGTGGCGCGACGACGCCCTGCACCCCCTGCCCGACTGGACCTTCCAGGCGCCCGGCCAGTCGGCCGTGACCCTCGCGCCGGGTGAACCCTGGCCGGTGGGCGCGCGGGACCTGCGCGAGCAGCCCGTGGAGTTCCGCACCCGCTGGACGGTGCCCGCCGGGCTGAACGCACAGAGCGGCGAACTGGAGCTGGACGTGGGCGGCGAGGCGCTCGTCACCGCATCTCTGGACGGGCAGGTCGTCGCCAGTGGCGGCCTGAACCCGTACCACCGCCGCTTCCCGCTGGGGGTCCTCCGGGGCGGGGCGACGCTGGAGGTGCAGGTCACGGCGGTCCCGCGCGGCCTGTTCGGCTCGCCCACGCCCCGCCCGCATCTGGAGCGCGCGCGCGTGGGCGTGCCGCAGGTGCAGGTGACGGCGCTGCACGACGCGCTGGAGGTCACAGCCGCCGCGATCCGCACGCTGGGCCGCGAGGGCCTGGAGGGCGGCCGCGACGCGTCAGGCCACGAGAGCGGCAGTGAGGTCGCCGGGCACCTCCTGAACCTCGCCGAGGAGGTCCTGCGGGGCCTGGACTGGACGAGCAGCGCCGACGCGCACCTGTCGCGCCTGGGTGACCTGGGCGGCGGGGAGAGCTTCACGCAGGGCCTCTGGGCGCTGCCGGACACCCGCCCGGCGCGGGCGGCGCTGCCAGAAGGGCTCAGGGCCCGCACGTCCCGCGCGCACGGGCAGCTGCTCACGGGGCTGCAGGCCCTGCGGGCGCGCTTCCCGGCGCGTGGGGCGCTGGCGCTGACCGGGCACGCGCACCTGGACCTGGGCTGGCTGTGGCCGGTCCACGAGACGCGCAGGAAGGCGCGCCGGACGCTGCACACCGTGGCCGGCCTGATGGACCGCTTCCCGGACTTCACGTTCAACCAGTCGAGCGCGCAGCTGTTCGCGTGGCTGGAGCAGGACGACCCGGCACTGTTCGCCCGCGTGCAGGCCCACGTGGCCGGGGGACGACTGGAACCGGTGGGCGGCATGTGGGTCGAGCCGGACTGCCAGATGACCGGCGGGGAGTCGCTGGCGCGGCAGCTGCTGTACGGCCAGACGTACTTCCGCCGGGCGTTCGGGCGCACCTGTGAGGTCGCGTGGCTGCCCGACACCTTCGGCTTCACGCCCGCCCTGCCGCAGCTGCTGGCCCAGGCGGGCGTCACGGGGTTCTTCACGACGAAGCTCAACTGGAACGAGGAGACGCCCTTCCCGCACGACCTGTTCTGGTGGCAGGGTCTGGACGGCACGCGCGTCCTGGCCCACAGCCTGAACAACCCCGGCGGCAGCCGCCCCGGCCTGGGCGGGTACAACGGCGACGTGCGCCCCGGGGACCTGCTGGGCACCTGGGAGCGGTTCGGCGCGAAGACCAGCCGCGCCTGGGGGGACCGCGCGCCTGAGAGCCTGTTCACGTTCGGGTACGGCGACGGCGGCGGCGGGCCCAGCGAGGCGATGCTGCGCGCCTACGACACCCTGAAGGCCTTCCCGGCGCTGCCCGCGCTGCGCATGACCCGCGTGGACGACTACTACCGCGCGCTGCCCAGGGACGGCCTGCCGGTGTGGGCGGGTGAACTGTACCTGCAGCTGCACCGCGGGACGCTGACCTCGCAATCGGCGATCAAGCGGCTGAACCGGCAGGCCGAGCACCGCCTGCTGGAACTCGAGGCCGTGAGTGCGCTGCACCCGGCCTCCCCCACCACGCCGACTGAAACGGACGGCCTGTGGCAGACGACCCTCCTGAACCAGTTTCATGACATCCTGCCCGGCTCCAGCATTCACGAGGTGTACCGCGACGCCCTGCCGGAACTCGCGCACGTCACCTCGCGCGCCGCCGACCTGACCCGCGCGCACTGGGACGCGGCCGAGTCGACCTGGACGGTCTTCAACGCCGCCACCTGGGATCGCCCGCTCGCCGTGACCCTGCCCGGCGTGACCGGCGGCGTGAGCCTGGACGGCCAGCCGCTGGCGACCCAGGCGGTCGAGGGGGGCCTGCTCGTTCTCGCGCCGAACCTCACGGTGCCCGCGCTGGGTACGGCCGCGCTGACCGTCACGAAGGTGGCCGCCCCCGCACCGGAATGCCCGGTCACGGTCCGCGACGAGGGGGACCGCGTGATTCTCGAGCACGCCGGACTGCGCGCCGAGATCAGCAAGGGCGGCCGCGTGACGCGCCTGCTCGACCGCGCCACGGGCCGCGAGGCGCTGGGGCCCGCCGGGCACCGCCTCGTGGCGTACCCGGACCTGCCGTACGCCTGGGACGCCTGGGACGTCGCGCGGGACGTCGGCGAGGAGGGTCAGCAGCTGGACGGCCCCTGCACGCTGGAGGTCACCGAGACCGGACCGTGCCGCGCGGCCTTGCGGGTCACGCACCGCTGGCGGGACTCGGTTGTCACGCAGACCTTCAAACTCCAGGCGGGCGCGGCGCAGCTGGACGTGACGGTCACGCTGGACTGGCATGAGCGGCACACGCTGCTGCGCGCCGAGACGGACGTGGCGGTGCTGACGCACGAGGCCTGGGCGGAAACCGCGATGGGCGCCCAGCCGCGCCCCACCCACCGCAACCTGCCCGCCGACGCCGCGCAGTTCGAGGTGAGCGCGCACCGCTGGCTGGACCTCGGCGAACCCGGCTTCGGCCTGACCCTCCTGAACGACGGCCGCTACGGGCACAGCGTGCGCGGGCAGACCCTGGCCCTCAGCCTCGCGCGCGGCCCCATGTGGCCCGACCCGCAGGCGGACCTGGGCGCGCACGAGGTCCGCCTCGCCCTGCGCCCCCACGCGGGCGACTGGCGCGCCGCGCAGGCTCCCCGCGCGGGCTTCGAGCTGAACAGCCCCCTCCTGGCCCACCCGGGCACCCTGACCCTGGCGGCCCCGCCGCGCCTGAGCGGCCTGGACGTGATGCTCAGCAGCCTCAAACCCGCCCAGGACGGCCACGGTGTGATCCTGCGCGTGTATGAGGCGCACGGGGCGCGCGGCGTCCTGCGGCTCGACCCCGGCGCGCCTGGCAGCGCTCAGCGGGTCAACCTGCTCGAGGACCCCCTCGGCCCGGCGCAGCCCGGCCCGCTGGAGATGCCGGTCCGGCCCTTCGAGGTCCTGAGCGTCCGCCTGACGCGGGGGGGCGCTTGA
- a CDS encoding LacI family DNA-binding transcriptional regulator — translation MNARPTMQDVARLAGVSIKTVSRVVNDEPRVDPDTRARVQATIDELGFRRNEQARSLRPGQSSSLIGLVSGDLGNPFYSAIARGIEEITHGHGHLLLTASSEEQPARERQLIETYLQHNVAGLIVAPTLDAARTITPELLRGVPLVSVDRPVSDPDPFDTVLLDNREGARRAVTRLIEDGHTRIAIIDGNPRVYTGQERTAGYLGALRDAGLTPQPNLMIHGHHGARHAEQATHDLLNQDQRPSAIFATNNRIATGVIRALHARRRTLAVASFDDFEFADVINLPLTLVSYDAMDLGRAAATRLMQRIQGDGGPPQRLIQPVTLRVPGEQP, via the coding sequence ATGAACGCCCGACCCACGATGCAGGACGTCGCCCGCCTCGCCGGCGTCAGCATCAAGACGGTCTCCCGCGTGGTCAACGACGAACCCCGCGTCGACCCCGACACCCGCGCGCGCGTGCAGGCCACCATCGACGAACTCGGCTTCCGCCGCAACGAACAGGCCCGCAGCCTCCGCCCCGGCCAGAGCAGCTCCCTGATCGGCCTCGTCAGCGGCGACCTCGGCAACCCCTTCTACTCCGCCATCGCCCGCGGCATCGAGGAGATCACCCACGGCCACGGCCACCTGCTCCTCACCGCCAGCAGCGAGGAACAACCCGCCCGCGAACGGCAGCTCATCGAAACCTACCTCCAGCACAACGTCGCCGGACTCATCGTCGCGCCCACCCTGGACGCCGCCCGGACCATCACGCCCGAACTGCTGCGCGGCGTGCCCCTCGTCAGCGTCGACCGACCCGTCAGCGACCCCGACCCCTTCGACACCGTCCTGCTCGACAACCGCGAAGGCGCCCGCCGCGCCGTCACCCGCCTGATCGAGGACGGTCACACCCGCATCGCCATCATCGACGGAAACCCCCGCGTGTACACCGGACAGGAACGCACCGCCGGGTACCTGGGCGCCCTCCGGGACGCCGGCCTCACGCCGCAGCCGAACCTGATGATCCACGGCCACCACGGCGCCCGTCACGCCGAACAGGCCACCCACGACCTCCTGAACCAGGACCAGCGGCCCAGCGCGATCTTCGCCACGAACAACCGCATCGCCACCGGCGTCATCCGCGCCCTGCACGCCCGCCGCCGCACCCTGGCCGTCGCCAGCTTCGACGACTTCGAATTCGCCGACGTCATCAACCTCCCCCTGACGCTCGTCTCCTACGACGCCATGGACCTCGGCCGCGCCGCCGCCACGCGCCTCATGCAGCGCATCCAGGGCGACGGCGGCCCCCCGCAGCGCCTCATCCAGCCCGTCACCCTGCGCGTCCCCGGCGAGCAGCCATAG
- a CDS encoding glycoside hydrolase family 125 protein, producing MTHTVTAPPVHQDPMPAPRQPLTAPQSELMAQVQARLSSRADLAALFTRCYPNTWQTTLHDLPGGRVFVQTGDIPAMWLRDSAAQMSPYLPLCASDPVVRAAVDGVIRQHAHLLGVDPYANAFNREPGHEYHFDRPAPGPWVWERKFELDSLCFPLWLAWRAWQVTGDVPLDLRPTVRTVLDVMHAEQDHDARSAYTFERPAEYCVLPSDTLPRGGRGAAHRPTGMVWSGFRPSDDACTYPYLVPANAFAVTALEGAAGLVRAVYGDEALAGRCEATAGQIRQGIETHGTAEHPTFGRVYAYETDGLGNHLFMDDANVPSLLSLPYLGYCAPTDPTYLNTRRLILSGENPHYHAGARAAGIGSPHTPGRRVWPIALCMQALTADPLTPDGRAEIRSLLDTLTATTAGTDLMHESFHPDDPTQFSRPWFAWANSLLAETILTHLDVLTERA from the coding sequence ATGACCCACACCGTGACCGCCCCACCTGTCCATCAGGACCCCATGCCCGCGCCCCGCCAGCCTCTCACCGCGCCGCAGTCCGAGCTGATGGCGCAGGTTCAGGCCCGCCTGAGCAGCCGGGCGGACCTCGCGGCGCTGTTCACCCGCTGCTACCCGAACACCTGGCAGACGACCCTGCATGACCTGCCCGGCGGGCGGGTGTTCGTGCAGACCGGCGACATTCCCGCCATGTGGCTGCGGGACTCGGCGGCGCAGATGAGTCCGTACCTGCCGCTGTGCGCGTCGGACCCGGTCGTGCGGGCCGCGGTGGACGGCGTGATCCGGCAGCACGCGCACCTGCTGGGCGTGGACCCGTACGCGAACGCGTTCAACCGCGAGCCCGGCCACGAGTATCACTTCGACCGGCCCGCGCCGGGCCCGTGGGTGTGGGAGCGGAAGTTCGAGCTGGACTCGCTGTGCTTCCCGCTGTGGCTGGCGTGGCGGGCGTGGCAGGTGACGGGCGACGTGCCGCTGGACCTGCGCCCGACGGTGCGGACCGTGCTGGACGTGATGCACGCCGAGCAGGACCACGACGCGCGTTCGGCGTACACCTTCGAGCGACCTGCCGAGTACTGCGTGCTGCCCAGCGACACCCTGCCGCGCGGCGGGCGCGGCGCGGCGCACCGCCCGACCGGGATGGTCTGGAGCGGCTTCCGACCCAGTGACGACGCCTGCACGTACCCGTACCTGGTGCCCGCCAACGCGTTCGCCGTCACGGCGCTGGAGGGCGCCGCCGGTCTGGTGCGCGCCGTGTACGGCGACGAGGCGCTCGCGGGGCGCTGCGAGGCGACCGCCGGGCAGATCCGCCAGGGCATCGAGACGCACGGCACGGCCGAGCATCCCACCTTCGGGCGGGTGTACGCCTACGAGACCGACGGTCTGGGGAATCATCTGTTCATGGACGACGCGAACGTGCCCAGCCTGCTGTCGCTGCCGTACCTGGGGTACTGCGCGCCCACGGACCCCACGTACCTCAACACGCGGCGCCTGATCCTGAGCGGCGAGAACCCGCACTACCACGCGGGCGCCCGCGCCGCCGGAATCGGCAGTCCGCACACGCCGGGCCGCCGGGTGTGGCCGATCGCGCTGTGCATGCAGGCCCTGACCGCCGACCCGCTCACGCCGGACGGGCGCGCGGAGATCCGGTCGCTGCTGGACACGCTGACCGCCACGACCGCCGGGACGGACCTGATGCACGAAAGTTTCCACCCGGACGATCCCACCCAGTTCAGCCGCCCGTGGTTCGCGTGGGCGAACAGCCTGCTCGCCGAGACGATCCTGACGCACCTGGACGTCCTGACGGAGCGGGCGTGA
- a CDS encoding PHB depolymerase family esterase: MRPARTPVRHLTGLLLPALLAACAPPTTPTWASQTPAGPALHAQATGTWVSGTYSSAYGARFYRLWVPAGYAGTPRPLMVMLHGCLQDSYDFAAGTRMNTLADARGFLVLYPEQGTLYNSSDCWNWFSTANQYRGAGEPAVIAGMIGWVKSTYAVDSARVAIAGLSAGAAMANIMGCTYPDLIRGVASVAGVMYQGATTSAGGLNAMTYGSVYDPNGRGAACATEMGSRGRAMPTLVFQGSADPTVNPVNATQTLTQWAQANDLADGTDNGDPDDTPDATVSGTACRAYTRFDYRTAGGTTRLQRYSVTGLGHAWPGGSSAGTYTDPCAPDASTLILNFFGF; the protein is encoded by the coding sequence ATGCGTCCAGCCCGCACCCCCGTCCGCCACCTGACCGGCCTGCTGCTTCCCGCCCTGCTCGCGGCCTGCGCGCCGCCCACCACACCCACCTGGGCCTCCCAGACCCCCGCTGGCCCGGCCCTGCACGCGCAGGCGACCGGCACTTGGGTCAGCGGCACGTACAGCAGCGCGTACGGCGCGCGCTTCTACCGCCTGTGGGTCCCCGCTGGATACGCCGGGACACCCCGCCCGCTGATGGTCATGCTGCACGGCTGCCTGCAGGACAGTTACGACTTCGCCGCCGGCACCCGCATGAACACCCTGGCCGACGCGCGGGGGTTCCTGGTGCTGTACCCCGAACAGGGCACCCTCTACAACAGCAGCGACTGCTGGAACTGGTTCAGCACCGCCAACCAGTACCGGGGCGCGGGCGAACCCGCCGTCATCGCCGGGATGATCGGCTGGGTGAAAAGCACCTACGCCGTGGACAGCGCCCGCGTGGCCATCGCGGGCCTGTCCGCCGGGGCGGCCATGGCGAACATCATGGGCTGCACGTACCCCGACCTGATCCGCGGCGTCGCCAGCGTGGCGGGCGTCATGTACCAGGGCGCAACCACCTCAGCAGGCGGCCTGAACGCCATGACCTACGGCAGCGTCTACGACCCCAACGGGCGCGGCGCCGCCTGCGCCACCGAGATGGGCAGCCGAGGCCGCGCCATGCCCACCCTGGTCTTCCAGGGCAGCGCCGACCCCACCGTGAACCCCGTGAACGCCACGCAGACCCTCACGCAGTGGGCGCAGGCGAACGACCTCGCCGACGGCACCGACAACGGCGACCCGGACGACACGCCCGACGCCACCGTGAGCGGCACCGCCTGCCGCGCCTACACCCGCTTCGACTACCGCACGGCAGGCGGCACCACGCGCCTGCAACGCTACTCGGTCACGGGCCTGGGACACGCCTGGCCCGGCGGGAGCAGCGCCGGGACGTACACCGACCCCTGCGCGCCCGACGCCAGCACCCTCATCCTGAACTTCTTCGGCTTCTGA
- a CDS encoding ABC transporter substrate-binding protein, which yields MRHLSTAAPRSIVLGTLLLLGAAQPAQAQAAPKKYKIALILGTTTDNFYTSMQCGAIEAARRLGDVELTVQGAPRWDATLQTPVVNAVTASGAQAIGIAVNDGRALFAPLKAAHDRGIKIIGVDTRLADSSFVTSNISSDNRALGAEAARTLAKLMGEKGTALIPPITPGITTVADRIQGFIDEMKANHRNIRIAYKGVSEDASAFSAAFAANPDITGMFLIANNEALVAAGAIRQLPAARRDKISVVSFDAAPALVAALKSNQIQAIVAQKPAQMGALAVETARKALMGQSVARSIPTGGVGLTRANIGLPAFAQYVYKSSCK from the coding sequence ATGCGCCACCTCAGCACCGCCGCCCCCCGTTCCATCGTCCTCGGTACCCTCCTGCTCCTCGGCGCCGCGCAGCCCGCGCAGGCCCAGGCGGCCCCCAAGAAGTACAAGATCGCGCTGATCCTGGGCACCACCACCGACAACTTCTACACCTCCATGCAGTGCGGGGCTATCGAGGCCGCCCGCCGCCTCGGGGACGTGGAACTGACCGTGCAGGGCGCGCCCCGCTGGGACGCTACCCTCCAGACGCCCGTGGTGAACGCCGTGACCGCCAGCGGCGCGCAGGCCATCGGCATCGCCGTGAACGACGGCCGCGCCCTGTTCGCGCCGCTCAAGGCCGCCCACGACAGGGGCATCAAGATCATCGGCGTGGACACCCGCCTCGCGGACTCCAGCTTCGTGACCAGCAATATCTCCTCGGACAACCGCGCCCTGGGCGCCGAGGCTGCCCGCACCCTCGCCAAACTCATGGGTGAGAAGGGCACCGCGCTGATCCCCCCCATCACGCCCGGCATCACCACCGTCGCCGACCGCATCCAGGGCTTCATCGACGAGATGAAGGCCAACCACAGGAACATCAGGATCGCGTACAAGGGCGTCAGCGAGGACGCCTCGGCGTTCAGCGCCGCGTTCGCCGCGAACCCCGACATCACCGGCATGTTCCTCATCGCCAACAACGAGGCACTTGTCGCCGCCGGCGCGATCCGCCAGCTGCCCGCCGCGCGCCGCGACAAGATCAGCGTGGTCAGCTTCGACGCCGCCCCGGCCCTCGTCGCGGCCCTGAAAAGCAACCAGATTCAGGCGATCGTGGCGCAGAAACCCGCCCAGATGGGCGCCCTGGCCGTCGAGACCGCCCGCAAGGCCCTGATGGGCCAGTCGGTCGCCCGGTCCATCCCCACCGGCGGGGTCGGCCTGACCCGCGCGAACATCGGCCTGCCCGCCTTCGCGCAGTACGTGTACAAGTCCAGCTGCAAATAA
- a CDS encoding ATP-binding cassette domain-containing protein, with product MSAPPLLETRGITKRYGHVEALRGADFTVYPGEVVALLGDNGAGKSTLVKAITGTIQPDEGVVLFEGRPVQMTSPLDARTLGIETVFQDLALVPDMDPAGNLFLGREVLRPGLLGRLGMLDRRAMHDRTVEAFTRLGVNIQDAQAKVIGMSGGQRQGVAVARAMVWASKMVLMDEPTAALGVVQSRHVNDLILRVRDQGVAVVLVSHNMQHVFEVADRIEVLRLGKRVAARRKADTSIEEVVADMTGLSVTGAA from the coding sequence ATGTCGGCCCCACCCCTGCTGGAAACCCGAGGCATCACCAAACGCTACGGGCACGTCGAGGCGCTGCGCGGCGCCGACTTCACCGTCTACCCCGGCGAGGTCGTCGCCCTGCTCGGCGACAACGGCGCGGGCAAGAGCACCCTCGTCAAGGCCATCACCGGCACCATCCAGCCCGACGAGGGCGTGGTCCTCTTCGAAGGGCGGCCCGTCCAGATGACCTCGCCTCTCGACGCGCGGACCCTCGGCATCGAGACCGTCTTCCAGGACCTCGCCCTGGTGCCCGACATGGACCCCGCCGGGAACCTCTTCCTGGGCCGCGAGGTCCTGCGCCCCGGCCTGCTGGGCCGCCTGGGCATGCTCGACCGCCGCGCCATGCACGACCGCACCGTGGAGGCCTTCACCCGCCTGGGCGTGAACATCCAGGACGCGCAGGCCAAGGTCATCGGCATGTCCGGCGGGCAGCGCCAGGGCGTCGCCGTCGCCCGCGCCATGGTCTGGGCCAGCAAGATGGTCCTGATGGACGAACCCACCGCCGCCCTCGGCGTGGTGCAGTCCCGGCACGTCAACGACCTGATCCTGCGCGTCCGCGACCAGGGCGTGGCCGTCGTCCTCGTCAGCCACAACATGCAGCACGTCTTCGAGGTCGCCGACCGCATCGAAGTGCTGCGCCTGGGCAAACGGGTGGCCGCGCGCCGCAAGGCGGACACCAGCATCGAGGAAGTCGTGGCCGACATGACCGGCCTGAGCGTCACGGGAGCCGCATGA